A genomic segment from Deinococcus sp. YIM 77859 encodes:
- a CDS encoding carbon monoxide dehydrogenase subunit G, which yields MKLSYSGQEQVKAPPAAVWAFVQDPERVARCLPDVQEVVVHGENRLDATVQVGVGMVRGKFKFNIEVQPDPAANRVNVKVQGGGLGSVVDLTAGADIVDNGDGTTTLNWTGDATMRGPVATVGGRVLDAQAQKLIRQTFQNLSTQVGASAGTLA from the coding sequence ATGAAACTCAGTTACAGCGGTCAGGAACAGGTCAAGGCTCCCCCGGCGGCGGTGTGGGCCTTTGTGCAGGACCCGGAGCGGGTGGCCCGCTGCCTGCCGGACGTGCAGGAGGTGGTGGTTCACGGTGAGAACCGCCTGGACGCGACCGTGCAGGTGGGCGTGGGGATGGTGCGGGGCAAGTTCAAGTTCAACATCGAGGTGCAGCCTGACCCGGCGGCGAACCGCGTGAACGTGAAGGTGCAGGGGGGCGGCCTCGGGAGCGTGGTGGACCTCACGGCAGGGGCAGACATCGTCGACAACGGGGACGGCACGACCACGCTGAACTGGACGGGAGACGCGACCATGCGGGGGCCGGTGGCAACCGTGGGCGGGCGGGTGCTGGACGCACAGGCCCAAAAGCTGATCCGGCAGACCTTCCAGAACCTGAGCACGCAGGTGGGGGCCAGCGCCGGAACGCTGGCGTGA
- a CDS encoding MoxR family ATPase produces the protein MTEAPALTDLQAAFRERGYVAGDALATALRLVVALGKPLLLEGPAGVGKTEAAKTLATVLSTRLIRLQCYEGLDAPAALYEWNYARQLLHLRAAEVSGRPVSDADLYGPEFLMQRPLLEAIRQAAPPVLLIDEVDRADEAFEAFLLELLAEWQVTVPELGTLTAVSRPHVILTSNRSRELSDALRRRCLYQWVEYPSQEQELAILRARLPGIDEALARQVTDAVHALRALPLGKPPGVAETLDWAAALLTLHRDHLDAEALTLTLGTVLKLHEDQRLARPTLDRLAARNAGP, from the coding sequence GTGACCGAAGCACCGGCCCTCACCGACCTCCAGGCGGCCTTTCGCGAGCGGGGCTACGTGGCTGGGGACGCCCTCGCTACGGCCCTGCGGCTCGTGGTGGCCTTGGGGAAGCCCCTGCTTCTGGAAGGCCCGGCGGGCGTGGGCAAAACCGAGGCGGCCAAAACGCTGGCCACCGTGCTGAGCACTCGGCTGATCCGCCTTCAGTGCTACGAGGGGCTGGACGCGCCGGCCGCCCTCTACGAGTGGAACTACGCCCGGCAGCTCCTGCACCTGCGCGCGGCGGAGGTGAGCGGGCGGCCCGTGAGCGACGCCGACCTGTACGGCCCGGAATTCCTGATGCAGCGGCCGCTGCTGGAGGCGATTCGCCAGGCGGCGCCCCCCGTTCTCCTGATCGATGAGGTGGACCGCGCAGACGAGGCCTTTGAGGCGTTTTTGCTGGAGCTGCTGGCCGAGTGGCAGGTGACCGTCCCCGAGCTGGGCACACTGACGGCTGTCTCCCGTCCACACGTCATCCTGACGAGTAACCGCTCCCGCGAGCTGAGTGACGCGCTCCGCCGCCGCTGCCTGTACCAGTGGGTGGAGTACCCCTCCCAGGAACAGGAACTCGCTATCCTGCGCGCCCGCCTGCCGGGAATAGATGAGGCGCTCGCCCGGCAGGTCACGGACGCTGTGCACGCCCTGCGCGCGCTGCCGCTGGGCAAACCGCCGGGTGTCGCGGAGACCCTCGACTGGGCCGCCGCACTCCTCACCCTTCACCGTGACCACCTCGATGCCGAGGCCCTCACGCTCACGCTGGGAACAGTGCTCAAACTGCATGAGGACCAGCGGCTGGCCCGGCCCACGCTCGACCGTCTTGCGGCGCGGAACGCCGGTCCATGA
- a CDS encoding VWA domain-containing protein, whose product MTGSLPARLSAQVSAFAGRLRDEHGFLIGPGEVADALRAVAAVNVLHVTEVRDALRAVLTSTPEQARMFDAAFDAFFRSPVGRPPALAPPPARPAAGTPRPPPRATGRETGQLLTPSADPGEEDGPAPELPSGKALEPQPAGSEGPAAPSPPLRVRLSPQAGAGTPVQAGAADLPELLRAASAVARAAELGRERRLRRQPQGPKLDARRTLREAARTAGDAAVPRWLGRPRHAPRFLLVLDGSRSMGRSAAQLLRFAFALQLRARRVEVYAFSTGLTRLTPQLRCLSPAQPLTLPDLGEAWGGGTRIGENLLRLAREERDRVHRNTVVLILSDGLDTGDPDVLARALRDLRARAGRLIWLSPLAATPGYQPVQRAVQAALPHLHAFLPAGDVADLYGLARLLRST is encoded by the coding sequence ATGACCGGTTCCCTCCCCGCTCGCCTCAGCGCGCAGGTGAGCGCTTTCGCCGGGCGGCTGCGGGACGAGCACGGCTTCCTCATCGGGCCGGGCGAGGTGGCCGACGCCCTGCGGGCGGTGGCGGCCGTGAACGTGCTGCACGTGACCGAGGTGCGTGACGCGCTGCGGGCTGTCCTCACGAGCACGCCGGAGCAGGCACGGATGTTCGACGCGGCGTTCGACGCCTTTTTCCGCTCGCCAGTAGGGCGGCCGCCGGCCCTTGCTCCGCCACCCGCGCGACCCGCCGCAGGAACACCGCGCCCGCCTCCACGGGCAACGGGAAGGGAGACAGGTCAGCTCCTGACGCCTTCAGCGGACCCGGGCGAGGAAGACGGCCCGGCTCCGGAGCTGCCGAGCGGAAAGGCACTGGAGCCGCAGCCTGCTGGGAGCGAGGGGCCCGCTGCCCCTTCCCCGCCGCTCCGCGTGCGCCTGAGCCCCCAGGCCGGTGCCGGCACCCCGGTTCAGGCTGGAGCGGCGGACCTGCCCGAGCTGCTGCGGGCCGCCAGCGCCGTCGCCCGTGCTGCGGAGCTTGGCCGCGAACGCCGGCTCAGACGCCAGCCCCAGGGCCCGAAGCTCGATGCCCGCCGCACCCTGCGCGAGGCCGCCCGCACCGCCGGAGACGCCGCCGTGCCCCGCTGGCTGGGGCGGCCCCGCCACGCCCCGCGTTTTCTGCTCGTGCTGGACGGCAGCCGCAGTATGGGCCGCTCGGCAGCGCAGCTGCTGCGCTTTGCCTTTGCCCTCCAGCTGCGCGCCCGCCGGGTGGAGGTCTACGCCTTTAGCACAGGCCTGACTCGCCTCACGCCGCAGCTGCGTTGCCTTTCCCCCGCTCAGCCCCTCACCCTGCCCGACCTCGGCGAGGCGTGGGGAGGTGGCACTCGCATCGGCGAGAACCTGCTGCGCCTCGCCCGCGAGGAACGGGACCGCGTCCACCGAAATACGGTGGTCCTCATCCTGAGTGACGGCCTCGACACCGGCGACCCCGACGTGCTCGCCCGCGCCCTGCGTGACCTGCGAGCCCGCGCGGGCCGCCTGATCTGGCTCTCGCCGCTTGCCGCCACCCCGGGCTATCAGCCGGTGCAGCGGGCGGTGCAGGCGGCTCTTCCTCACCTGCATGCCTTTCTTCCCGCAGGGGACGTCGCTGACCTCTACGGCTTGGCCCGCCTGCTCCGGAGCACCTAG
- the sufU gene encoding Fe-S cluster assembly sulfur transfer protein SufU — MLPEALARQIISDHGEHPRGRGELAGARHAARDNPGCGDQVTVWVRVEEERLAELRFTGRGCVISQASASLMTQVLAGRSLAEVRDLAARYRAMVMGEAPPDPALGDLVAFAGVSRLHARRRCALLAWNALEAALAGG; from the coding sequence CCAGATCATCAGTGACCACGGCGAGCACCCGCGCGGCAGGGGAGAACTCGCGGGTGCTCGCCACGCCGCGCGCGACAACCCCGGCTGCGGTGATCAGGTGACCGTCTGGGTGCGTGTGGAGGAAGAACGGCTGGCCGAGCTGCGCTTTACCGGGCGTGGCTGCGTCATCAGCCAGGCGAGCGCCAGCCTGATGACGCAGGTGCTTGCCGGGCGGTCCCTCGCGGAGGTCCGTGACCTCGCGGCCCGGTACCGTGCGATGGTGATGGGCGAGGCTCCGCCCGATCCGGCGTTAGGCGACCTGGTGGCCTTTGCTGGTGTAAGCCGCCTGCACGCGCGGCGCCGCTGCGCGCTTCTCGCCTGGAACGCGCTGGAGGCGGCGCTGGCGGGAGGCTAG